CCCGCTCGAAGACAGCGCCGCGCTGCCCGTGGTCGCCCTGACCGCGTGGGAGATGCTCGCCGACAAGGCTAGTGTCGACATCGGCGACGACGTGCTGGTGTACGGCGCGACGGGCGGCGTCGGCCACGTCGGCGTCCAGCTCGCCGACTGGTTCGGCGCGACCGTCACCGCGACCGGGTCGACCGCCGAGAAGCGGTCGCTGGCGGCCGACCTCGGAGCCGACGCGACCGTCGACTACACGGAGACGAGCGTCGAGTCGTACGTCGACGAGCACGCCGGCGGCGTCGGCTTCGATGTCGTGTTCGACCCGGTCGGCGACGACCACCTGAACGCGTCGTTCGAGGCGGTCCGTCCCTTCGGCTCCGTGGTCACGACCGAGTCGAGCGACGCCGACGGCGTCGACCTGTCGCCGATGCACGCCACGTCGCTCTCGCTCGGCGTCGTCCTCGTCATCCTCCCGGTGCTGCTCGGCGACGGGCAGGAGCGCGTCGGGAACGAACTGGAGACGATCGCCTCGCTCGTCGACAAGGGCGCGGTCGCGCCGCATATCGACGAGCGGTACGCCTTCGCGGACGTCGCGGACGCGCACCGCCGCGCCGAGGCCGGCGACTTCGTCGGGAAGCTCCTGCTCGTCAACGAATAGATCGCCAGAGCCCTGAGCGGCCGGCCCGCCGCCGTACGTGCTTTTTTATCTCCCACTCTCCGAGCGACACACCACATGGGCAAACACGAGCGCGGCTGGGTCGAGGCCACGGAGCGGCTGACGGCGCGGCTCGCGAACGGCGCGGAGCCGGGCGGCGACCTGATCGACGACGGCCGACGCGACCTCGCCGAGGCGCTCGCGGACCGGCTCCGGAGCGACTTCCCGGACCGGACCGCGGTGCGACACGCCGGCAACTCCTACGACTCGCTCGGAGACCTCGTCGTCGAGTCGCCAGACGGCGAGACGTTCGTCGAGGCCAAGTTCGTCGCCAGCGGCGGCACGCGGGCGAACCTCGGGCAGGACACGTTGACCGACTTCGGGCTGTTCAGAGACGCCACCGCGTGGAGCGACTTCCGCGAGGAGATCGGGTTCCCGGAGGACCGCGAGGCGCTGCTCCGGCAGTTCGACGACTACCCCGACGACGTGCGCGACTGGTCGTACAAGTCGGCGGTGTACGACCGGGCGAAACACCTCAAGAACGTCGTCGACGTGTCGCGGGGGCAGAACACGGGGTCGCGCGCCGACGAGGTCCTCGCGGACCCGGACGCCTCGGAGACGGAGCGGGAGGCGGCGCGGATCATCGACGAGATACTCGAACTCGACAGGGAGGAGAAGCTGGCGTACTTCGACCACCTCCGCGCGGCGGAGCAGGACCCCCGGGCCATCGAGACGTTCGCGCACCTGATCGTCTGCGGCTACCACACCGCTGACGCGCTCGAAGCGCACTTCGACCGCGACCTCGACGAGATCAAGCGGCTGATCGAGACGGACGCCTACCGCCTCTACGAGGTGAACAGGAACACCGGAGCGGTGACCGTCGAGAACCCGGCGGATCTCCTCGCGGGCTTCGAGTGGAGGGACACGCGGATCGAAATCCCGGAGGACGGCACCTCCGTGAGCGTCGTGACCGGACCGCCGGACGACCGGCGGCGCGTGCTCAACATCGCGTACAACTGGAAGAACAAGTTCCAGGGGATCCAGACGCCGTCGATGAACGTGTTCGTCCCCGAGGCGTAAATCGAGAGGCCGGTCCGCGCCGACGGCGTCGGCCCGCCCGGTTCGAGACGCATCAGCCCTGTGTCGCCCTCGGTCCGTGCGGGTTCGGACACCCTTTTTTCTCGGCGGACCGACGACCGAATCGATGTCATTCGAACCGACGGCGCTCGACGGAGAGGTCGCGATCGTCACCGGCGCTTCCTCCGGCATCGGCGCGGCGACCGCGGAGGCGCTCGCGGACGCCGGGGCCAGCGTGGCCGTGGCCGCCCGCCGCGAGGCGGCGCTCGAAACGGTGGCCGACCGCATCGAGGCGGACGGCGGGGAGGCGCTCGTCGTCCCGACCGACGTCACCGACGAGGCGGCGGTCGAGGACCTGATCGAAACGACCGTCGACGAGTTCGGCCGACTGGACGTGCTCGTCAACAACGCCGGCGTCATGCTGCTGGAGGCGGTCGAGGACGCCGACACGGACAACTGGCGGCAGATGGTCGAGGTGAACCTCCTCGGGCTGATGAACGCCACCCACGCCGCTCTGCCGGTCATGCAGGAACAGGGCGGCGGCCACGTCGTCCACGTCTCCTCGGTTGCCGGGCGGCGGGCCTCCGCGACCGCCAGCGGCTACAACGCCACCAAGTTCGGCGTCAACGGATTCACGGAGGCGTTCCGCCAGGAGGTCGCCGCCGACGGCATCCGCACCACCGTCGTCGAGCCCGGACTGGTCGAGACGGAGCTACAGGAGCACATCCCCGACGAGGAGATCCGCGAGCAGACCGAGGAGTGGGTCGGGTCGCTCGACGCGCTCCAGCCGGAAGACATCGCGCGGTCGATCCGGTTCGCCGTCGCCCAGCCCGCCCACGTGAGCCTCAACGAACTGCTGATCCGGCCGACCGAACAGGAGCGCTGAATCGGGAGACCGACCGAGCGCCCGGACCGACCGAGCGCCCGGACCGACCGAGCGCCCGGACCGACCGAGCGTCTGATCGCCGGGGGCGACGGGTGCGCTCTACGAGTGCGCTCGGCCGGTCGGGATCCCCCGCCGACTTGTCGGTGTCGGTGGCGGCGAGGGGGTTGGCGAGCCGTGGGCGCATACCCGTCCGGCCCCGATCGTCGGCCATGCGAGCCTACGAGGTTCAGGAGGAGACGACGGACTACGAGGGAGTCGTCGAGGTCGAGCGGGAGCGCCCCGAACCGGCGGCCGACGAGGCGCAGATCCGGATTCACGCGGCGTCGCTCAACTACCGCGACCTCGCGATCGCCGACGAGGGCCTGACGTATCCGGGCGCGGAGCTTCCCGTCATCCCGTTCTCGGACGGGGCGGGCGAGGTCGTCGCGGTCGGGGAGGACGTCGACCTGCTCTCCGCCGGCGACCGCGTCGCGACGCCGTTCGCTCCCGACTGGCTCGACGGCGAGTACGCGCCCGAGAAGGGGGCCCGAACCACCGGCGGGAACATCGACGGCGCGCTCGCGGAGTACGTCACCTTCCCCGCGGCGAGTCTCACGACGCTCCCCGACCACCTCTCGTACGAGGAGGGGGCCTGCCTCTCGTGTGCGGGGCTCACCGCGTGGCGGTCGCTCGTCGAGGACGGCGGGCTCTCGGCCGGCGAGACGGTGCTCGCGCTCGGGACGGGCGGCGTCGCGACGTTCGCGCTCCAGTTCGCCGAGGACCACGGGGCCCGGACGGTCGTCACCTCCTCCAGCGACGACAAGCTGGCGACCGCCCGCGAGCTGGGTGCCGACGTGACGATCAACTACGAGGAGACGCCGGAGTGGGGCGACGCCGTCGCCGAGTCGACCGGCGGCGTCGACCACGTCGTCGAGGTCGGCGGCGCGGGGACCCTCCAGCAGTCGCTCGACGCCGCGGCCCCGGGCGGTCACGTCCACCTCATCGGCGTCCTCGCCGGCGGCGAGGGGCGCGTCCACCCCGGCCCGATCCTCGGCAAGGGGCTGACGGTCGAGGGCGTGATGGGCGTGGGCAGTCAGGCGATGTTCGAGCGCATGACCGACGCGCTGGCGGCGACGGGCACGACGCCGGTCGTCGACAGCGTCTTCCGGTTCGACGAGGTCCGCGAGGCGTACCGGTACGTCGAGCGCGGCGAGCATCAGGGGAAGGTCGTCGTCTCGCTCGACTGACCGGGTCGGATCGACCCGCACCCTTTTGCGCTCGGACGCCAAGGGTCAGGTATGCAACGCGGCCGCCGGAAGCCGGACTGGCTGAAGTCGCGCCCGCCGTCCGGGAGTCGGTTCACCGAGATCAAGTCCACCCTCCGCGACCACGACCTCCACACGGTCTGCGAGGAGGCGAACTGCCCGAACATGGGCGAGTGCTGGTCGGGGAACGACGGGCCGGGCACGGCGACGTTCATGCTCATGGGCGACCGCTGCTCGCGCGGCTGTAACTTCTGTGACGTCGAGACCGGGGGGATGGAACCGCTCGACCCCGACGAGCCGGCGAACGTCGCCGACGCGGTCGCGGAGATCGGGCTCGACTACGTCGTCCTCACCTCCGTCGACCGCGACGACCTCGCGGACGGCGGGTCGGCGCACTTCGCCGAGACGATCCGGGCGATCAAGCGCCGCGACCCGGAGGTGCTCGTCGAGACGCTCATCCCGGACTTCGGCGGCGACCCCGATGCAGTCCGCCGGATCATCGACGCGGAGCCGGACGTGATCGCGCACAACGTCGAGACCGTCGAGCGGCTCCAGTGGCCGGTGCGGGACCGCCGCGCGAACTACGAGCAGTCCCTGTCGGTCCTCGATCAGGTCGACCTCGAGTCCGACATCCACACGAAGACGAGCCTCATGCTCGGCGTCGGCGAGTACGACCACGAGGTGTACCGGACGCTCGGCGACCTCCGCGAGGTCGGCGTCGACGTGGTCACGTTCGGCCAGTACCTCCAACCCTCGCGGTCCCACCTCGACGTCTTCGAGTACGTCCACCCCGACGTCTTCGAGACGTGGCGGCGGGTCGCGGAGGAGGAGTTCGACTTCCTCTACTGCGCGTCGGGCGCGATGGTCCGGTCGTCGTACAAGGCCGGCGAACTGTTCGTCGAGGCGCTCGTCCGCGAGGGTCGGTCGCCAGAGGACGCGCGTCGCCACGCGCGGGCCGCGGGCGGCGACTGAACCGCGGGCGGCGACGACCGCGGCGGTGCGTGGAACCGTTCCCGTCTCCCGACAGCTGTCAGGCGCTTTCGACGTTTTGACGATTGTTCGAACAACGAGTTATTTACCTCTCGGTGACTCACCCTGCGTCAGTGAGACGCACACATGGGAACAACTGACTCGTCGATCGTCGACGCCGCACGGGCCCGGCCGGGTCTCCTCTTCGTCGTCCTTCTCGGCGGCCTACTCCTCGTCGACCTCGCGGCGAAGCTCGGAGGGGTCGGTCTCGGCCCGATCGGGGGGTCGGTCTCGGTCGACCGACTCGGCTCGAACCTCTGGAACGGCGTCGTCATCGGGCTCGTGATCGGACTGGCCGGAATCGGGCTCTCGATGACGTACAGCATCCTCTCGTTCGCGAACTTCTCGCACGGCGACCTCGTCAGCGTCGGCGCGTTCTCGGGTTGGGGCGTCGCCTTCCTGATCGCCGGATTCGGCGATGTGCCAATTCGCGCGCTCTTGACCGTCCGGGACGCCGGGAACGCCTCGCCGGGTGACATCGGCGCGCACATCCTCTCGACGCCCGGCGCGATCCTCGTCGGACTGGTCGCCGCGTTCGTCGTCACCGCGCTGCTCGCGGTGGCGCTCGACCGGGCGTTCTACAAGCCGATGCGCGACCGCGACGGCATCTCGCTGCTCATCGCCTCCATCGGCGCGGCGCTGATCGTGCGCTACCTGCTCCAGTTCGGCTACGGCTCCGACCGGCGGGGCGTGACCGCCAGCGTCGAGCAGTCGAACCTCGCGTTCGGTCCCCTCGGGATATCGGTGAACGCGCACGAACTCACCATCCTCGTGGCCGCGGTCGGACTGATGCTCGCGATGCACGCCATGCTCCAGCACACGAAGCTCGGCACGGCGATGCGCGCGATGGCCGACAACAAGGACCTCGCGCTCATCACCGGGATCCCGGCCGAGCGCGTCGTCACCGCGACGTGGATCATCGGCGGCGGGCTCGCGGGCGCGTCCGGCTACCTCTACGTCCTGCTCCGCGGCACGATCCAGTTCGACTTCGGCTGGCTCCTCCTCCTCCTCATCTTCGCGGCCGTGATCCTGGGCGGGATCGGCTCCGTCTACGGGGCCATCGTCGGCGGACTGGTCATCGGGGTCGTGTTCACCACCTCGACGATCTGGATCCCGTCCGACTTCAATCAGGCCGCGGCGTTCGCCGTGATGATCCTGATGCTGCTCCTTCGCCCCGAGGGGCTGTTCGGAGGTGTTTCGACCGCATGAGCGACGCAGACTCGGCCGCTCCGGAGCCCGACGCGCCCGACAGCGCCACGGCGGCGGTGATCGCGGCCGCGAAGGAGAGCGACTTCGCGCTCGTCGTCGGGACGCTGCTCGCCATCTACGCGGCCGCGGCGCTGCTCTCGTTCACCGACGGTCTCAACAGCGTCGTCGGACTCATGGAGACGCTGACGTTCCTCGGCCTCGTCTACGCGCTCACCGCGCTCGCCTTGAACCTCCAGTGGGGCTACACCGGGCTGTTCAACATCGGCGTCGCCGGCTTCATGGCCGTCGGCGTGTACACGATGGGAATGGTCGTCCGGTCGCCGGACCCGGCCTTCGGCCCCCCCGGACTGGGGCTCCCGCTCCCGGTCGGTATCCTCGCCGGGATGGGGATGGCGGCGCTGCTCGGGGGAATCGCGGCGCTGCCGGCGCTCCGGCTCAAGGCCGACTACCTCGCGATCGTGACGCTCGGCCTCTCCGAGATCATCCGGCTCTCGCTGCAGTCGAGCGCCTTCGACAACTTCCTGCGCGACGCGATCGGTGCCGGGACGGGCGGCGGCCGCGGGATGGGAATGCCGGACAACCCCGTCCGCGGCTTGTTCTTAGTCGACGGACAGGCGGGGAACCCGACCGCGCTCGGCGACCTCGTCTTCGGGATATTCGGGACCGACGGGCTGGGGATCTCGCACACCATCCTCATCGGCTGGGGGTACATCGCCGTCCTCGCCGGCTTCCTCGTCGGCTTCTACCTCCTGCTCGAACGCCTCGGCCGCTCGCCGTTCGGGCGGACGATGAAGGCGATCCGCGAGGACGAACTCGTCGCCAACTCGCTGGGCAAGGACGTGAACCTCGTGAAGATCAAGGTGTTCGTCATCGGCTGCGCGCTGATGGGCCTCGCCGGCATCCTCTGGTTCGGCAGTCAGGGCAACGTCTCGCCCACGCCGCAGTTCCGGCCGCTGCTCACGTTCTACGTGTTCATCGCGGTGATCATCGGCGGCTCCGGGTCGAACACCGGCTCCGTCCTCGGCGGCATCGTCTTCGCCGCGGTGCTGTTCGAGGGGCCGCGGCGCGTCGGCGGGGCCGTCCGCGGGCTCATCGACGCCGAGACGCCCAGCTCCTTCGCTGACGCGCTCGTCACGCTGGACCCGGTGACGCTCCTCGCGTACGCGACCGAAAACGTCGCGCCGCTCCAGTTCGTCTTCCTCGGCCTCGTCTTAGTGTTCATCATCCACCGGCGGCCGGAGGGGGTCCTCGGCGACCGGATCGAGACGGCCGCGGCCGTCGACCTCTCCGAGCGGCCCGCCGGAGGTGAGTCCGATGAGTAGCGACGCCCCCGATCCGAACGATCCGGCCGACGTCGCCGATGCGAGCGACGTCGCCGACGCCGTGGACGCGTCGGCCCCGGCCGCCGACGAACCGGAGGCGAATGACGGCGAGGTCGAGGAGGCGGCGAAACGCGTGCCGTCCGGGTCGCCCCCGCTCCGCGTCGAGGGGCTGGTGAAGCGGTTCGGCGGCGTCACCGCCGTCGACGGGGCCTCCTTCGAGGTCGAGTCCGGGTCGCTCACCGGGCTCATCGGCCCGAACGGCGCGGGGAAGTCGACCACGTTCAACTGTATCACCGGCGTCCACGAGCCGACCGCCGGGACGGTGTCCTTCCAGGGCGAGGACGTGACGGGGCTCAAACCGTACCAGATCGCGCGGAAGGGGCTGGTTCGGACGTTCCAGATCGCCCGGGAGCTCTCCGAGATGACCGTCTTGGAGAACCTGATGCTCGCGCCGCAGGGACAGCTCGGCGAGTCCGCGATCCGCGCGGTGACGCCCGGCCTCCGCGGCGCGGTCGTCGAGGAGGAGACGGCGCTGCGCGAGCGCGCCTGGGAGACGCTGGAGTTCTTCGAGATCGATCACCTCGCGCACGAGCACGCGGGGAACCTCTCCGGCGGGCAGCGGAAGCTGCTGGAGATGGCCCGCGTGCTGATGACCGACCCCGAGATGGTGCTGCTCGACGAGCCGCTCGCCGGGGTCAACCCGACCTTAGAGGAGAAGCTGTTGGACCGGATCCACGACCTGCGCGCGGACGGCTACACCTTCCTGCTCGTCGAACACGACATGGACGTCATCATGGACAACTGCGAACGCGTCATCGTCATGCATCAGGGAAGCGTGCTCGCCGAGGGGACCGGCGACGAGATACGGAACGACGAGCGGGTCATCGAGGCGTACCTGGGGGAGGACCTATGAGCGCCGACGACGCGAACGACGACATCGCGGATCCGCCCGAGACGACCGAACCCGGGGCGGAGAGCGACGGCCCGCCGACCGAATCCGGGGCGGAGAGCGGCGACTCGCCCACCGACGCCGAGGTCAGCGCGGGGACGGACCACGCGCTCGGCGGCGACG
This genomic stretch from Halorubrum hochsteinianum harbors:
- a CDS encoding zinc-dependent alcohol dehydrogenase family protein, with product MRAYEVQEETTDYEGVVEVERERPEPAADEAQIRIHAASLNYRDLAIADEGLTYPGAELPVIPFSDGAGEVVAVGEDVDLLSAGDRVATPFAPDWLDGEYAPEKGARTTGGNIDGALAEYVTFPAASLTTLPDHLSYEEGACLSCAGLTAWRSLVEDGGLSAGETVLALGTGGVATFALQFAEDHGARTVVTSSSDDKLATARELGADVTINYEETPEWGDAVAESTGGVDHVVEVGGAGTLQQSLDAAAPGGHVHLIGVLAGGEGRVHPGPILGKGLTVEGVMGVGSQAMFERMTDALAATGTTPVVDSVFRFDEVREAYRYVERGEHQGKVVVSLD
- a CDS encoding branched-chain amino acid ABC transporter permease, yielding MSDADSAAPEPDAPDSATAAVIAAAKESDFALVVGTLLAIYAAAALLSFTDGLNSVVGLMETLTFLGLVYALTALALNLQWGYTGLFNIGVAGFMAVGVYTMGMVVRSPDPAFGPPGLGLPLPVGILAGMGMAALLGGIAALPALRLKADYLAIVTLGLSEIIRLSLQSSAFDNFLRDAIGAGTGGGRGMGMPDNPVRGLFLVDGQAGNPTALGDLVFGIFGTDGLGISHTILIGWGYIAVLAGFLVGFYLLLERLGRSPFGRTMKAIREDELVANSLGKDVNLVKIKVFVIGCALMGLAGILWFGSQGNVSPTPQFRPLLTFYVFIAVIIGGSGSNTGSVLGGIVFAAVLFEGPRRVGGAVRGLIDAETPSSFADALVTLDPVTLLAYATENVAPLQFVFLGLVLVFIIHRRPEGVLGDRIETAAAVDLSERPAGGESDE
- a CDS encoding ABC transporter ATP-binding protein — translated: MSSDAPDPNDPADVADASDVADAVDASAPAADEPEANDGEVEEAAKRVPSGSPPLRVEGLVKRFGGVTAVDGASFEVESGSLTGLIGPNGAGKSTTFNCITGVHEPTAGTVSFQGEDVTGLKPYQIARKGLVRTFQIARELSEMTVLENLMLAPQGQLGESAIRAVTPGLRGAVVEEETALRERAWETLEFFEIDHLAHEHAGNLSGGQRKLLEMARVLMTDPEMVLLDEPLAGVNPTLEEKLLDRIHDLRADGYTFLLVEHDMDVIMDNCERVIVMHQGSVLAEGTGDEIRNDERVIEAYLGEDL
- a CDS encoding zinc-binding dehydrogenase, with translation MSSEMDAYVIDEFGGPDAFERRTVEIPDPDPDEVRVEVVASSVNPVDYKIRRGHIPDFAPAFPATLGCDVAGVVDAVGEDVDAFEPGDEVYGMPGGAGRQGALADYVVGHAGTFAHAPESIPLEDSAALPVVALTAWEMLADKASVDIGDDVLVYGATGGVGHVGVQLADWFGATVTATGSTAEKRSLAADLGADATVDYTETSVESYVDEHAGGVGFDVVFDPVGDDHLNASFEAVRPFGSVVTTESSDADGVDLSPMHATSLSLGVVLVILPVLLGDGQERVGNELETIASLVDKGAVAPHIDERYAFADVADAHRRAEAGDFVGKLLLVNE
- a CDS encoding branched-chain amino acid ABC transporter permease, with amino-acid sequence MGTTDSSIVDAARARPGLLFVVLLGGLLLVDLAAKLGGVGLGPIGGSVSVDRLGSNLWNGVVIGLVIGLAGIGLSMTYSILSFANFSHGDLVSVGAFSGWGVAFLIAGFGDVPIRALLTVRDAGNASPGDIGAHILSTPGAILVGLVAAFVVTALLAVALDRAFYKPMRDRDGISLLIASIGAALIVRYLLQFGYGSDRRGVTASVEQSNLAFGPLGISVNAHELTILVAAVGLMLAMHAMLQHTKLGTAMRAMADNKDLALITGIPAERVVTATWIIGGGLAGASGYLYVLLRGTIQFDFGWLLLLLIFAAVILGGIGSVYGAIVGGLVIGVVFTTSTIWIPSDFNQAAAFAVMILMLLLRPEGLFGGVSTA
- a CDS encoding SDR family NAD(P)-dependent oxidoreductase, producing MSFEPTALDGEVAIVTGASSGIGAATAEALADAGASVAVAARREAALETVADRIEADGGEALVVPTDVTDEAAVEDLIETTVDEFGRLDVLVNNAGVMLLEAVEDADTDNWRQMVEVNLLGLMNATHAALPVMQEQGGGHVVHVSSVAGRRASATASGYNATKFGVNGFTEAFRQEVAADGIRTTVVEPGLVETELQEHIPDEEIREQTEEWVGSLDALQPEDIARSIRFAVAQPAHVSLNELLIRPTEQER
- the lipA gene encoding lipoyl synthase; this translates as MQRGRRKPDWLKSRPPSGSRFTEIKSTLRDHDLHTVCEEANCPNMGECWSGNDGPGTATFMLMGDRCSRGCNFCDVETGGMEPLDPDEPANVADAVAEIGLDYVVLTSVDRDDLADGGSAHFAETIRAIKRRDPEVLVETLIPDFGGDPDAVRRIIDAEPDVIAHNVETVERLQWPVRDRRANYEQSLSVLDQVDLESDIHTKTSLMLGVGEYDHEVYRTLGDLREVGVDVVTFGQYLQPSRSHLDVFEYVHPDVFETWRRVAEEEFDFLYCASGAMVRSSYKAGELFVEALVREGRSPEDARRHARAAGGD